From Anopheles darlingi chromosome 2, idAnoDarlMG_H_01, whole genome shotgun sequence, the proteins below share one genomic window:
- the LOC125949757 gene encoding V-type proton ATPase subunit d-like: MAGFMFNIDNGYLEGLCRGFVGGILKQSDYLNLMQCETLDDLKLHLQGTDYGNFLADDASPLSTGIIAERLREKLVIEFRYLRNHSVGPLSTFLDYITYGYMIDNIILLITGTLHHRSIAELISKCHPLGQFEQMGALPVASTLTDLYYAILIDTPVAPFFADHLSVQELDEVNVEVLRNKVQRAYLEAFHAFCGRIGATTASVMCDILGFEADRRAIIVTINAFDTLLTKDVCARLYPRCGRLHPDGLAALVRATDYVQTKAAASCCAEYAAIFEDAERNPDGRTLEDRFSAHEVKLHVRSLMQQFHFGVFYSYLRLREQEHRNILWIAECIAQKYRTRMDHYIPIFLGQPGTAV; this comes from the coding sequence ATGGCTGGATTTATGTTCAACATTGATAACGGCTACCTGGAAGGCCTCTGCCGTGGATTTGTAGGTGGCATTCTCAAGCAATCCGACTACCTCAACCTGATGCAGTGCGAAACGCTCGACGATCTGAAACTGCATCTGCAAGGTACGGATTACGGCAACTTTCTCGCCGACGACGCATCCCCGCTCTCGACCGGCATTATAGCGGAGCGGCTACGCGAGAAGCTGGTGATTGAGTTTCGCTATCTGCGCAACCACTCGGTCGGGCCACTGTCCACCTTTCTGGACTACATCACGTACGGCTACATGATCGATAACATCATCCTGCTCATCACCGGAACGCTCCATCATCGATCCATCGCCGAACTCATCTCGAAGTGCCATCCGCTCGGTCAGTTCGAGCAGATGGGCGCGCTGCCCGTCGCCTCTACGCTCACCGATCTGTACTACGCGATCCTGATCGACACACCCGTCGCTCCCTTCTTTGCCGACCATCTGTCCGTGCAGGAATTGGACGAAGTCAATGTGGAGGTGCTGCGCAACAAGGTCCAAAGGGCGTACCTTGAGGCGTTCCATGCGTTCTGTGGCCGGATCGGTGCCACGACCGCTAGCGTGATGTGCGACATACTGGGCTTCGAAGCGGATCGGCGTGCCATCATTGTAACGATCAATGCCTTCGATACGCTGCTAACGAAGGACGTTTGCGCCCGCCTGTATCCACGCTGCGGTCGGTTACATCCCGATGGTCTAGCGGCACTGGTACGGGCGACGGATTACGTGCAGACCAAGGCAGCCGCCAGCTGTTGCGCCGAGTACGCGGCCATATTCGAGGATGCCGAGCGGAACCCGGACGGCCGGACGCTCGAGGATCGGTTCAGCGCGCACGAGGTGAAGCTACATGTGCGCAGCCTGATGCAGCAGTTCCACTTCGGTGTCTTCTACTCCTACCTTCGGTTGCGCGAACAGGAGCACCGCAACATCCTCTGGATTGCCGAGTGCATCGCCCAGAAATATCGCACCAGAATGGACCACTACATTCCCATCTTTCTCGGCCAACCGGGGACCgcggtttga
- the LOC125949738 gene encoding alkaline phosphatase, tissue-nonspecific isozyme-like translates to MKLICVLFAICLAVHGLPRNLAPTIVTEVPPEPTHPMDDPNWVPPTGPTHEKDREYWLATGQNRLRQQIAHGSDLNLRVAKNVIIFIGDGLSIPTLAATRVYMGGEEQELSFERFPHTGLAKTYCINYQVSDSACTAAAILMGVKNNYGTIGVSGHVPLHNCPLSLLESNRLTSILAYAQQDGRSTGIVTNTRITHATPAVAYAAAGARYWEDDTELPATGGGCQDIAYQLVHGAVGQNLTVALGGGSRHFYPAGTVDGNGEAGRRQDGRNLVDEWISAMAERQLRARFVHDRAGLAAIDAGQVDRLFGLFRANHMSYHLLADQSREPSLAEMTASALQLLKRNDRGFVLLVEGGTIDHAHHANLARLALDETVELHRAVEQAISLMETGGDQQETLMLVTADHSHTLTIGGYPVRGNDILSTGDFSRLDRMPFFTLTYANGMSYFDHFYETGGRRNPADMVDRHHEPTFTFPAAVPYEDETHGGDDVAVFARGPWSHLFSGLYEQHVIGHGLLYAACLGPEEFERSEACRERIRGAASTTTGCCWIALMLSSLFLVWRGVG, encoded by the exons ATGAAGCTAATTTGTGTactgtttgccatttgcctTGCGGTGCACGGTTTGCCACGGAACCTTGCGCCAACGATCGTGACGGAGGTACCGCCGGAACCGACGCACCCGATGGACGACCCGAACTGGGTACCACCGACCGGGCCGACGCACGAGAAGGATCGCGAGTACTGGCTAGCGACGGGACAGAATCGCCTGCGGCAGCAGATAGCCCACGGTAGTGACCTGAACCTTCGCGTGGCCAAGAACGTCATTATCTTCATCGGTGACGGTCTGTCGATACCGACGTTGGCCGCAACGCGCGTCTACATGGGTGGCGAAGAGCAGGAGCTCTCCTTCGAGCGCTTCCCGCACACGGGACTGGCCAAGACGTACTGCATCAACTATCAGGTTTCGGATTCGGCGTGCACCGCGGCCGCCATACTGATGGGCGTGAAGAACAATTACGGCACAATCGGGGTCAGTGGCCACGTTCCACTGCACAACTGTCCGCTCAGTCTGCTGGAGTCAAACCGCTTGACGTCGATACTGGCGTACGCCCAGCAGGACGGTCGCTCGACCGGTATCGTCACGAACACACGCATCACCCACGCTACGCCGGCGGTCGCGTACGCTGCGGCCGGTGCCCGCTACTGGGAGGATGACACCGAGCTTCCGGCCACCGGCGGTGGGTGCCAGGATATCGCCTACCAGCTCGTACATGGTGCGGTCGGTCAGAACTTAACCGTGGCGCTCGGTGGTGGATCGAGACACTTCTATCCCGCCGGTACGGTCGATGGCAACGGTGAGGCGGGCCGGCGGCAGGACGGACGGAATCTTGTCGATGAGTGGATTAGCGCGATGGCCGAACGGCAGCTGCGGGCACGATTTGTGCACGATAGG GCTGGCCTGGCTGCCATTGATGCCGGGCAGGTGGATCGGTTGTTCGGTCTGTTCCGCGCTAACCACATGTCTTATCATTTGCTGGCGGATCAGTCCCGTGAACCCTCGTTGGCCGAGATGACGGCGAGTGCGCTGCAATTGCTCAAACGCAATGACCGTGGAtttgtgctgctggtcgagg GAGGCACGATCGATCACGCACACCACGCTAACCTGGCCCGGTTAGCACTAGACGAAACGGTGGAGTTGCACCGGGCCGTCGAGCAGGCGATCTCGTTGATGGAGACCGGCGGAGACCAGCAGGAAACGCTGATGCTGGTAACGGCCGaccactcgcacacactcaccaTCGGTGGATATCCGGTGCGAGGGAATGATATCCTTTCGACCGGTGACTTCTCGCGCCTCGACCGGATGCCCTTCTTCACGCTGACGTACGCGAACGGCATGAGCTACTTCGATCACTTCTACGAGACGGGCGGACGGCGCAATCCGGCCGACATGGTTGACCGCCATCACGAGCCGACCTTCACGTTTCCGGCCGCCGTACCGTACGAGGACGAGACGCACGGTGGCGACGATGTGGCCGTGTTTGCGCGCGGTCCCTGGTCGCACCTTTTCAGCGGATTGTACGAGCAGCACGTCATCGGCCATGGGCTGCTGTACGCGGCCTGTCTGGGACCGGAAGAGTTCGAGCGATCGGAGGCTTGCCGGGAGCGGATTCGTGGTGCAGcgtcgaccaccaccggatgctgctggataGCGCTGATGCTATCTTCGTTGTTCCTTGTCTGGCGTGGTGTCGGTTAG
- the LOC125949725 gene encoding uncharacterized protein LOC125949725, whose product MVLLQEIYCPEQIVIPENFHLTLKQYAKAVIRTQPFDLLRWSAAYFRCLALSVPPPVKIRYEPVARHGAFTAGALRVLIDQLGKGYYVQKKILLEKWEGLCLPEEDLLNVLSLVRMLNWSQLHWLKIVGVFIGLLSKKLSSTAEMICEMLTEDPDGGAASVPLWMFRECFVVVADLDCGTVQSFINGRKVLDEDTGALEEEQLPPALPKVLSTISFKNAIIDKYRTMVEQGQQQHGSEVYSGSESDENGHLSAVPSRLESDFKFFGDDSNVYEVLRSSPDFAGVLQLLRKLHKVGPEACLSQTSLTEAQLARTRERSRQIEELKPTVSLEEYRRLKEQERLELLKEMGPPWLLLYLFSRDCCKEKSFNYVEKSELAEAEESASAYSPESGSDDEGGLGVGLGGGPLGGQQRRKSSYSMPATMRARLSVSSHSAAIISNEILSKIVCSIDQAIEDGECELALGSISSFLERKCTSEEFIAPADHEKLQSFLQEAEQRELAVKDLNELYNFFVSESFKSGLQEGRPAENTKEIFHIFGESGIEVDANLLEAKISDNMILGLVAPEVAPGDEQPTEPKPVTTSDAGHEQEEEEEAAIVEQFVPALLLPDPAGSTETPIEPAESQGEEATQTEPIEIACLQRNRNLPKVARKEECIAYKCKLSAMPGIGPPLSAEVRDAFLDHLSVRGADQQGLIYPRNFREPSCPKID is encoded by the exons ATGGTGCTACTACAGGAAATCTACTGTCCGGAGCAGATCGTAATACCGGAAAATTTTCATCTCACACTCAAGCAGTACGCCAAGG CCGTCATTCGAACGCAACCGTTTGATTTATTGCGCTGGTCCGCCGCCTACTTCCGATGTCTGGCGCTGAGTGTACCGCCACCGGTCAAGATCCGTTACGAACCGGTTGCGCGTCACGGTGCCTTCACTGCCGGTGCGCTGCGTGTACTAATCGATCAG CTCGGCAAAGGCTACTACGTGCAGAAAAAGATACTGCTGGAGAAGTGGGAAGGTTTATGTCTGCCGGAA GAAGACTTATTGAATGTCCTGTCGTTGGTGCGCATGCTGAATTGGTCCCAGCTACACTGGTTAAAGATTGTTGGCGTGTTCATCGGTCTTCTGAGCAAG AAACTGAGCTCAACCGCAGAAATGATCTGTGAGATGTTAACCGAAGATCCGGACGGTGGTGCGGCATCCGTACCGCTTTGGATGTTCCGTGAGTGCTTCGTTGTCGTGGCCGATTTGGACTGTGGTACCGTGCAATCGTTCATCAACGGACGGAAGGTTCT CGATGAAGATACTGGTGCCCTGGAGGAGGAACAGCTACCACCGGCACTGCCCAAAGTGTTGTCaacaatttcatttaaaaatgccATCATCGACAAGTATCGTACCATGGTCGAG caggggcagcagcagcacggcagcGAGGTGTATTCCGGTTCGGAAAGCGACGAGAATGGTCATCTCAGTGCCGTGCCGTCGAGGTTGGAATCGGATTTTAAGTTCTTTGGCGACGACTCGAACGTTTACGAGGTGCTGCGGAGCTCTCCCGACTTTGCCGGTGTGCTGCAGCTACTGAGAAAGCTGCACAAAGTGGGCCCCGAGGCGTGTCTCAGCCAGACCAGTCTGACCGAGGCCCAGCTCGCCCGAACCCGCGAACGCTCCCGGCAGATCGAGGAGCTGAAGCCAACGGTCAGCCTGGAGGAGTACCGACGGTTGAAGGAGCAGGAACGGTTGGAGCTACTGAAGGAGATGGGACCAccgtggttgctgctgtatcTGTTCTCCCGGGACTGCTGCAAGGAGAAATCGTTCAATTACGTCGAAAAATCGGAGCTCGCCGAAGCAGAAGAATCGGCTTCCGCGTACTCGCCCGAAAGTGGCTCCGACGACGAGGGTGGCCTAGGCGTCGGGCTGGGTGGAGGACCCCTAGGAGGTCAGCAACGGCGCAAATCAAGCTACTCGATGCCGGCCACCATGCGGGCAAGGTTGAGCGTCAGTTCGCACTCGGCCGCCATCATCTCGAACGAGATACTCTCCAAAATCGTGTGCAGCATCGACCAGGCCATCGAGGATGGTGAGTGCGAGCTGGCGCTTGGCTCGATTTCCAGCTTCCTGGAGCGGAAGTGCACCAGCGAGGAGTTCATTGCGCCCGCAGACCACGAGAAGCTACAATCCTTTCTGCAGGAGGCCGAACAGCGGGAGCTGGCCGTGAAGGATCTGAACGAGCTGTACAATTTCTTCGTCAGCGAAAGCTTCAAGAGCGGACTGCAAgagggccggccggccgagaACACGAAGGAGATATTCCACATCTTTGGCGAGAGCGGTATCGAGGTCGATGCGAATCTGCTCGAAGCGAAAATATCGGACAATATGATACTGGGCCTGGTCGCACCGGAAGTGGCACCCGGGGAcgagcaaccgaccgaaccgaagccgGTGACCACATCGGACGCCGGACatgaacaggaggaggaggaggaggctgcTATCGTTGAGCAGTTCGTTCCTGCGCTGCTACTACCGGATCCGGCCGGATCGACCGAGACGCCGATCGAGCCAGCGGAGAGCCAGGGCGAAGAGGCCActcaaaccgaaccgatcgaaatCGCCTGTTTGCAGCGTAACCGGAATCTGCCGAAGGTGGCGCGAAAGGAGGAGTGCATTGCGTACAAGTGTAAACTTTCGGCCATGCCGGGCATCGGGCCACCGCTGAGCGCCGAGGTCCGAGATGCATTCCTCGACCATCTATCGGTGCGTGGGGCGGACCAGCAGGGGTTGATCTATCCACGCAATTTCCGGGAGCCGTCCTGTCCCAAAATTGATTGA